From Pantoea sp. Ep11b, the proteins below share one genomic window:
- the xdhA gene encoding xanthine dehydrogenase small subunit, whose protein sequence is MIQFLLNNQLVTEETLDPNLTVLTYLRTRQQRTGTKEGCASGDCGACSVTLGKVVEGKMQYETVNSCLTLVSALQGRQLITVEDLRHGRALHPAQQAMVECHGSQCGFCTPGFVMSLFSLQKRAGGWDRHQAETALAGNLCRCTGYRPIMAAAEQLCSQPVSDLFEQQAATTVQRLEALASPEVQELAGEGRRCFLPKTPAQLAALCQAHPDAQLIAGGTDLSLQITQQHKKIGVLIALEQVAALKVCSEFDDHYLLGAGASLQQVSDFLASRIPGVSEMLQRFASLQIRLQGTLGGNIANASPIGDASPVLLALNASLVLQGGEQQRSLPLDQFFTGYRQTQLKKGEFIRAIRIDKVTVSPDFVAWKVSKRLDDDISAVFGAFNLQFDQGVVSAVRIAFGGMAATPGRAYHCEQRLLGQPLNAVTVSHAAAALAEDFQPLSDFRASSDYRLKVAQNLLRRYWHRHNGDITCIEVSRYVS, encoded by the coding sequence ATGATCCAGTTTCTGTTAAATAATCAGCTCGTCACCGAAGAGACGCTCGATCCTAATCTCACGGTGCTCACTTATCTGCGCACCCGGCAGCAGCGCACCGGAACCAAAGAGGGCTGTGCCTCGGGGGACTGCGGCGCCTGTAGCGTCACCCTAGGCAAAGTCGTGGAGGGAAAGATGCAGTATGAAACCGTCAACAGCTGCCTGACGCTGGTCTCCGCCTTACAGGGCAGGCAGCTGATCACGGTAGAGGATCTGCGTCATGGACGCGCCCTGCATCCGGCGCAGCAGGCGATGGTGGAGTGCCACGGGTCGCAGTGCGGATTCTGTACGCCAGGCTTTGTGATGTCGCTGTTCAGCCTGCAAAAAAGGGCGGGAGGCTGGGATCGCCACCAGGCGGAAACGGCGCTGGCCGGAAACCTCTGCCGCTGCACTGGCTACCGGCCCATTATGGCGGCCGCCGAACAGCTCTGTTCGCAGCCGGTGTCCGATCTGTTTGAGCAGCAGGCTGCCACCACCGTACAGCGGCTGGAGGCGCTGGCCAGTCCGGAGGTGCAGGAGCTGGCCGGTGAAGGTCGCCGCTGCTTCCTGCCGAAAACCCCCGCTCAGCTGGCCGCGCTCTGTCAGGCGCACCCCGACGCGCAGCTGATTGCCGGAGGCACCGACCTCAGCCTGCAGATCACCCAGCAGCATAAAAAGATCGGTGTGCTGATTGCCCTGGAGCAGGTCGCTGCGCTTAAAGTCTGCAGCGAATTCGACGACCACTATCTGCTGGGGGCGGGCGCGTCGCTGCAGCAGGTCAGCGATTTTCTTGCCAGCCGCATTCCCGGCGTCAGTGAGATGCTGCAACGCTTCGCCTCGCTGCAGATCCGTCTGCAGGGTACCCTGGGCGGTAACATTGCCAATGCTTCGCCCATCGGCGACGCCTCGCCGGTGCTGCTGGCCCTGAATGCCAGCCTGGTGCTGCAGGGTGGCGAACAGCAGCGCAGTCTGCCGCTCGACCAGTTCTTTACCGGCTACCGGCAGACGCAGCTGAAAAAAGGGGAGTTTATTCGCGCCATTCGTATCGATAAGGTGACGGTGTCACCTGATTTTGTGGCCTGGAAAGTCTCTAAACGGCTGGATGACGACATCTCTGCGGTGTTTGGGGCTTTTAATCTTCAGTTTGATCAGGGTGTCGTCAGCGCCGTCCGTATCGCCTTTGGCGGCATGGCCGCGACACCCGGGCGCGCGTACCACTGCGAACAGAGACTGCTCGGGCAGCCGCTGAATGCGGTGACAGTGTCACACGCAGCGGCCGCGCTGGCCGAGGATTTCCAGCCGCTTTCCGATTTTCGTGCCAGCAGCGACTACCGCCTCAAGGTGGCGCAGAACCTGCTTCGCCGCTACTGGCATCGCCATAACGGCGACATAACCTGTATCGAGGTCTCACGCTATGTCTCATAA